The following are encoded in a window of Mycobacterium sp. ELW1 genomic DNA:
- a CDS encoding organic hydroperoxide resistance protein, protein MKVLYTAEALATGDGRDGHGRTSDGKVDVDLSIQKELGGTGTGTNPEQLFAVGYAACYHSALRLVGRQEKADVSDSAVGAKVSLGSNDAGGFVLAVELEIVLPNVDHETAVALADKAHQVCPYSNATRGNIDVKLTVTDD, encoded by the coding sequence ATGAAGGTTCTCTACACCGCGGAAGCACTCGCCACCGGTGATGGCCGCGACGGGCACGGCCGAACCTCCGACGGCAAGGTGGATGTCGACCTGAGCATCCAGAAGGAACTCGGCGGCACGGGTACCGGCACCAACCCCGAGCAACTGTTCGCTGTGGGCTACGCCGCGTGCTACCACTCCGCCCTGCGGCTGGTGGGCCGGCAGGAGAAGGCCGATGTCTCCGATTCAGCTGTGGGAGCCAAAGTTTCACTCGGCAGCAATGACGCCGGCGGCTTCGTCCTGGCGGTCGAGTTGGAGATCGTGCTGCCCAACGTCGACCACGAGACGGCCGTCGCGCTGGCGGACAAGGCTCACCAGGTCTGCCCCTATTCGAACGCCACCCGCGGCAATATCGATGTGAAGCTGACCGTCACCGACGACTGA